From the Cohaesibacter sp. ES.047 genome, one window contains:
- a CDS encoding EAL domain-containing protein — translation MSGVENMQRLGAVFIAVCMVAISTSVGAIFHYSFGLSIPEASPIAFGILLTLLLIHYQISRVRDRMMLDEQMDDLTRLKLGLTKELQDVREMARQLDEDVAKRVRDEIEPLLSELDVIGTIVKQLAETCAELDERVQTGEGQVDDVREQLSSATQSVMALEQMLRANARALSNRTPRAEAAPRRDPAPRPVASEPQWADEPPLREPIAPERPVYETAAEYDHQPLGYDEYEEASAPEAADEWPPEFEEPGQARQPSISEEDEAAVRRALALGKIELFMQPIVTLPMRKPQYYEALTRLKTEDGGLITPDVFLPVCRDGNFMPMLDRMAMNEAFRLLRRLTDRGRAVDIFCNLSIQSLGDSDFFALMRDLFEQNQDLAEHVILEFRQADLRNFGILEDETLQLLRSMGFRFSVDQITNLGTDFDAFARKGIRFAKVAAPILTNKDAGRGLDIHPVDFSRVLSRKGVELIVTHVANESMLVSLVEFNVHLAQGDHFAPAKALKGAGNGGQGGVASSQSNEATSTRATPQQSSPRRIAPGPLQGGHPQGQAAQGQSGPQSTNGQPQRATPPAVDRPTGQTAPAAATNGAVANGAASTNRSLGENPRIAKALRALASGDGEDSDTRTQFRAVLAEAAGLLENSESRTNARIDAATAASSARSAAPEVSTRLSDRLPAADEFGLNTGPERGQFIDLSEPAAPQSEAARPRRTASSDGAGPEAARFERLIR, via the coding sequence ATGAGTGGAGTTGAGAACATGCAAAGGCTTGGGGCTGTTTTTATCGCCGTTTGTATGGTCGCCATTTCCACGTCTGTCGGAGCCATCTTTCACTATAGTTTCGGCCTTTCGATCCCGGAAGCCTCCCCGATTGCCTTTGGTATCCTTCTTACCCTATTGCTGATCCACTATCAGATTTCCCGTGTTCGGGACCGGATGATGCTCGATGAGCAGATGGATGATCTTACCCGCCTGAAGCTGGGACTGACAAAAGAGCTGCAGGATGTGCGGGAGATGGCCCGACAGCTCGACGAGGATGTTGCGAAACGGGTGCGCGATGAGATTGAGCCCCTTCTGTCCGAATTGGATGTCATCGGAACCATCGTCAAGCAACTGGCAGAAACCTGCGCGGAGTTGGATGAACGCGTGCAAACCGGCGAGGGGCAGGTGGATGATGTCCGCGAGCAGCTTTCCTCCGCGACCCAGTCGGTCATGGCATTGGAACAGATGCTCCGGGCCAACGCCCGTGCCCTGTCCAACCGAACGCCCCGCGCCGAAGCAGCCCCGCGCAGAGACCCCGCCCCGCGCCCTGTTGCATCCGAACCGCAATGGGCCGACGAGCCGCCATTGAGGGAGCCAATCGCTCCCGAGCGCCCGGTCTATGAGACTGCTGCGGAGTATGATCATCAACCCCTCGGCTATGATGAGTACGAGGAAGCATCCGCTCCGGAAGCGGCAGACGAGTGGCCGCCGGAGTTTGAAGAGCCGGGACAGGCTCGGCAGCCTTCGATCAGCGAGGAAGATGAGGCAGCCGTCAGACGCGCTCTGGCGCTTGGCAAGATCGAACTGTTCATGCAGCCCATCGTCACCCTGCCGATGCGCAAACCGCAATATTACGAAGCATTGACCCGTCTCAAGACCGAGGACGGTGGTCTCATCACGCCAGATGTTTTCCTGCCTGTATGTCGTGATGGCAATTTCATGCCAATGTTGGACCGGATGGCCATGAACGAGGCTTTCCGGCTTCTGCGTCGTCTGACAGATCGGGGCCGGGCGGTTGATATCTTCTGCAATCTGTCGATCCAGAGCCTTGGTGACAGTGATTTCTTTGCGCTTATGCGCGATCTGTTCGAGCAGAATCAGGATCTCGCCGAACATGTCATTCTTGAATTCCGTCAAGCCGACTTGCGCAATTTTGGCATTCTCGAAGACGAGACGCTGCAATTGCTGCGCTCCATGGGCTTCCGCTTCTCGGTTGACCAGATCACCAATCTGGGTACGGATTTTGATGCCTTCGCGCGCAAGGGCATCCGCTTTGCAAAGGTTGCCGCACCCATTCTGACCAACAAGGATGCCGGGCGCGGACTGGATATTCATCCGGTCGATTTCTCGCGCGTGCTGTCGCGCAAGGGCGTTGAGCTCATCGTCACCCATGTGGCCAATGAGAGCATGCTGGTTAGCTTGGTCGAGTTCAACGTCCATCTAGCCCAAGGCGATCACTTTGCACCCGCCAAGGCGCTCAAGGGCGCAGGAAACGGCGGGCAGGGCGGCGTTGCCTCCAGCCAATCCAATGAGGCGACGAGCACCCGGGCAACACCTCAGCAATCGTCGCCAAGGCGCATCGCTCCCGGCCCACTTCAGGGTGGCCATCCTCAGGGACAAGCAGCGCAGGGACAATCTGGCCCACAATCAACGAATGGTCAGCCCCAACGCGCGACCCCTCCAGCAGTTGATCGTCCCACCGGCCAGACCGCACCTGCCGCTGCAACAAACGGGGCCGTCGCGAACGGAGCGGCTTCGACCAACCGCAGTCTGGGAGAAAACCCGCGCATTGCGAAAGCCTTGCGTGCGCTGGCGTCTGGGGATGGCGAGGACAGCGACACCCGGACGCAATTCCGCGCCGTATTGGCCGAGGCCGCGGGGCTGTTGGAAAACTCCGAATCCCGCACCAATGCCCGTATTGACGCGGCAACAGCGGCCTCGAGTGCCAGATCCGCTGCTCCCGAAGTCTCCACCCGTTTGTCCGATCGTCTTCCTGCCGCTGACGAATTTGGCCTGAACACCGGACCAGAGCGCGGCCAGTTCATTGATCTCAGCGAACCGGCAGCACCTCAGTCCGAGGCAGCGCGCCCCCGCAGGACTGCCTCCAGCGATGGGGCCGGGCCAGAGGCCGCCCGTTTCGAGCGCCTCATCCGATAG
- a CDS encoding LemA family protein translates to MAISWVLLAIIVALGLYAILIYNKLVKTRQMVDEGWSGIDVQLKRRSNLIPNLVETVKGYMGHERETLEKVTEMRARAAGAAKGGAAERAQAEGNLSKALVNLMAVAENYPDLKANDGFLNLQRELSGLEDEIQLARRYYNGTVRNLNTMIDQFPSNIIAGFFSYAKKDYFELENEADRATPQVQF, encoded by the coding sequence ATGGCTATCAGTTGGGTCTTGCTCGCAATCATCGTTGCGCTCGGTCTTTATGCCATTCTTATTTATAACAAGCTGGTCAAGACGCGTCAGATGGTGGATGAGGGATGGTCCGGCATCGATGTCCAGCTCAAGCGTCGGTCGAATCTGATTCCCAACCTTGTCGAAACCGTAAAGGGCTACATGGGACACGAGCGGGAAACGCTCGAAAAGGTCACCGAAATGCGTGCCCGAGCCGCCGGTGCGGCCAAGGGCGGAGCGGCAGAACGGGCCCAGGCCGAGGGCAATCTCAGCAAGGCTCTGGTCAATCTCATGGCGGTTGCCGAGAATTATCCGGACCTGAAAGCCAACGATGGCTTTCTCAATCTTCAAAGGGAGCTTTCTGGCCTTGAGGACGAGATTCAGTTGGCGCGCCGCTACTACAATGGCACGGTGCGCAATCTGAATACGATGATCGACCAGTTCCCGTCCAACATCATCGCGGGCTTCTTCTCCTACGCAAAGAAAGACTATTTCGAACTGGAAAACGAGGCGGATCGAGCAACCCCGCAGGTGCAGTTTTAG
- the moaB gene encoding molybdenum cofactor biosynthesis protein B: protein MAHSSSPRSFIPMKIAILTVSDTRTFEDDKSGQVLVDRLTAAGHTLADRAIVKDDVDAIQAQAKVWIATKDVDVIITTGGTGFTGRDVTPEAMEPLFEKKMDGFSWLFHKVSFETIGTSTVQSRATGGVANATYIFCIPGSSGACKDAWDGILSHQLDYRHMPCNFVEIMPRLDEHLKRAKLQGK from the coding sequence ATGGCGCACTCCTCGTCCCCCCGCTCGTTCATCCCCATGAAAATCGCGATCCTGACGGTCTCCGACACACGAACCTTTGAAGACGACAAGTCTGGACAGGTTCTTGTCGACCGGCTGACTGCGGCCGGGCACACTCTGGCAGATCGTGCCATCGTCAAGGACGATGTTGACGCCATTCAGGCGCAGGCCAAGGTGTGGATCGCGACAAAGGATGTCGATGTGATCATCACGACCGGAGGCACTGGCTTTACTGGACGGGACGTGACGCCCGAAGCCATGGAACCGTTGTTCGAGAAGAAAATGGACGGATTTTCATGGCTGTTCCATAAAGTTTCCTTCGAAACCATCGGCACATCGACCGTTCAGTCGCGGGCAACCGGCGGCGTCGCCAATGCCACTTATATCTTCTGCATTCCCGGCTCGAGCGGGGCCTGCAAGGATGCCTGGGACGGCATTTTGTCCCATCAGCTCGACTATCGGCACATGCCGTGCAATTTCGTGGAAATCATGCCGCGGCTCGACGAGCATCTCAAACGCGCGAAGCTTCAGGGCAAATAA
- a CDS encoding folate-binding protein YgfZ, with protein MSIHRLADRTLVLMSGSEVEPLLQRLITTDLDDLEMGKAGYGALLTPQGKIIMDFLVARKPEGFLFDLASSSADEFVKKMTLYRMRSDVTIDKLDAAVGLSFTDHPDAVADPRSELLGYRLRGEPGAFAVDEAMQAEYEARRVRAVVADSGKDFSPGDVFPHDINMDCLEGLDFAKGCYVGQEVVSRMKHRGTARRRLVAITAGVPLPESGTQIMADNKPIGTLGTVSGTAGLAIVRFDRVSEAIKESQPMFAGEAEVAVTLPTYASFSLND; from the coding sequence ATGTCCATTCATCGCCTCGCAGATCGTACCTTGGTCCTGATGTCCGGATCAGAGGTCGAACCGTTGTTGCAGCGCCTGATCACCACGGATCTGGATGATCTCGAAATGGGCAAGGCAGGGTATGGCGCGCTGCTGACACCACAGGGCAAGATCATCATGGATTTTCTGGTGGCCCGGAAGCCCGAGGGGTTCCTGTTTGATCTGGCGTCCTCTTCCGCCGATGAGTTCGTCAAGAAGATGACCCTTTACCGCATGCGCTCGGATGTCACGATCGACAAACTCGATGCAGCCGTGGGACTGAGTTTTACCGATCATCCCGATGCCGTTGCCGATCCCCGTTCGGAGCTGCTTGGCTATCGTCTGCGCGGCGAGCCGGGGGCCTTTGCGGTGGATGAGGCCATGCAGGCCGAGTATGAGGCACGCCGGGTCCGGGCTGTTGTTGCGGATTCCGGCAAGGACTTCAGTCCGGGCGATGTCTTCCCGCACGATATTAACATGGACTGTCTCGAGGGGCTGGATTTTGCCAAGGGCTGCTATGTCGGGCAGGAGGTTGTCTCCCGCATGAAACATCGCGGCACTGCCCGGCGGCGCCTAGTGGCCATCACGGCAGGTGTTCCGCTGCCTGAAAGCGGAACGCAGATCATGGCGGACAACAAGCCAATCGGGACGCTTGGTACCGTGTCGGGAACTGCGGGCCTTGCCATTGTGCGCTTTGATCGGGTCTCCGAAGCCATCAAGGAGTCGCAGCCCATGTTCGCTGGCGAGGCCGAGGTTGCTGTCACTCTGCCAACCTACGCCAGCTTTTCGCTAAATGACTGA
- a CDS encoding FecR family protein, protein MSRLQTLLIVIAIAFWPSYAASQTSHEWLVAKITGVAYFASKQGPASKVRKGMRFQPGQTLSTHSRTRILLTRGAERIQVGPNAILALPPSKYNQQGKTLVLQQSGKIELSVNKQDRQHFSVRTPFLTAVVKGTVFIVEVGQNRSDVSVRNGQVQVSNNASGETVQVRPGQGAGVQINANGASQMTKKPAGKPMPVSVIRRNRVKAGFYATVTKGNKQYALEAGSTKKTISVDKAQKQATSKPKRGNSKSQNRWDNKRSNRNSSDLSSERRNANARDSEKSNNGNNGNSGNNGNNGNNGNNGNNGNNGNNGNNGNNGNNGNNGNKGNKGNNGNNGNNGNNGNNGNNGNNGNNGNNGNNGNNGNNGNNGNNGNNGNNGNNGNNGNNGNGRGMGG, encoded by the coding sequence ATGTCCAGACTGCAAACCCTCCTCATCGTCATCGCCATTGCCTTTTGGCCCAGTTATGCCGCGTCGCAGACTTCGCACGAATGGTTGGTCGCCAAAATTACAGGCGTCGCTTACTTTGCGTCAAAACAGGGCCCCGCGAGCAAAGTGCGCAAAGGGATGCGGTTTCAGCCCGGACAGACCCTTTCAACACATTCAAGAACACGCATTCTTTTGACACGAGGCGCTGAACGCATTCAGGTCGGCCCGAATGCGATCCTTGCTCTGCCGCCATCAAAATACAATCAGCAAGGCAAAACGCTCGTCTTGCAGCAAAGCGGCAAGATCGAACTGTCAGTCAACAAGCAGGATCGCCAGCATTTTTCTGTCAGAACACCGTTTTTGACCGCTGTGGTGAAGGGCACCGTCTTCATCGTGGAGGTTGGGCAGAACCGGTCCGATGTGTCCGTTCGCAACGGGCAGGTTCAGGTTTCCAACAACGCATCGGGAGAAACCGTGCAAGTCAGACCCGGACAGGGCGCCGGGGTTCAGATCAATGCCAACGGAGCCTCGCAAATGACGAAGAAGCCGGCCGGAAAGCCCATGCCGGTCTCCGTTATCAGACGCAACCGTGTGAAAGCGGGCTTCTATGCGACCGTTACCAAGGGCAACAAACAATATGCTCTTGAGGCAGGTTCTACCAAGAAGACCATTTCCGTTGACAAGGCCCAAAAGCAGGCAACGTCCAAACCCAAACGGGGCAATTCCAAGTCGCAAAACCGGTGGGACAACAAGCGTTCAAACCGCAATTCGAGCGATTTAAGTTCGGAACGCCGGAACGCCAATGCCAGAGACTCCGAAAAGAGCAACAATGGCAACAATGGCAACAGCGGTAACAACGGCAACAATGGCAATAACGGCAACAACGGCAACAACGGTAACAACGGCAACAACGGTAACAACGGCAACAACGGCAACAACGGCAACAACGGCAACAAAGGCAACAAAGGCAATAACGGCAACAACGGCAATAACGGCAATAACGGCAATAACGGCAATAACGGCAATAACGGCAATAACGGCAATAACGGCAATAACGGCAATAACGGCAATAACGGCAATAACGGCAATAACGGCAATAACGGCAATAACGGCAATAACGGCAATAACGGCAATAACGGCAATGGCCGAGGGATGGGCGGATAG
- a CDS encoding YitT family protein yields the protein MGIRDQDDAEKVKHTLFEDIQGIAFGVFSCALGFVFLTHLGLITGQTAGLALIISYVSGYNFGLVFFLVNIPFYWFTYHSLGLAFTIKSAICVACMSLLVEVMPHMIVFEHLDPFFGTLAFGAITGIGLLAIIRHDGSMGGAGALALTIQELTSFKAGYVQQMFDVLIFGSALFLFPLEKVAFSLLGSIILNFIIAVNHRRDHYVAR from the coding sequence ATGGGTATCAGGGATCAAGACGATGCCGAGAAGGTGAAACACACTCTGTTCGAGGACATTCAGGGGATTGCATTCGGCGTTTTCTCCTGTGCGCTTGGCTTTGTTTTCCTCACGCATCTGGGCCTGATCACCGGGCAGACAGCAGGGCTGGCGCTCATCATATCCTATGTCTCTGGCTACAATTTTGGCCTTGTGTTCTTTCTGGTCAATATCCCGTTCTACTGGTTCACCTACCATTCGCTTGGACTTGCTTTCACGATCAAGTCGGCGATCTGTGTGGCCTGCATGTCGCTGCTTGTTGAGGTAATGCCCCATATGATCGTGTTCGAGCATCTTGATCCCTTCTTTGGGACGCTCGCTTTCGGCGCTATTACCGGCATTGGTCTACTGGCCATCATTCGGCACGATGGCAGCATGGGGGGCGCAGGTGCCCTCGCCTTGACCATACAGGAACTGACCAGCTTCAAAGCAGGCTATGTGCAGCAGATGTTCGATGTGCTGATCTTTGGCTCTGCGCTGTTTCTTTTCCCGCTTGAGAAGGTGGCATTCTCCCTCTTGGGATCAATCATTCTCAACTTCATCATTGCAGTGAATCACCGTCGCGACCATTATGTCGCGCGGTAG
- a CDS encoding TIGR01459 family HAD-type hydrolase, which produces MSSRISGLSVIAPNYKGVLCDVWGVLHNGVGYFESAAEALRAFRKESGPVILVTNAPRPNAPIKTQLERLGIPADSYDDVVTSGDVTRTAILETGKTKLLHLGPERDLPLFDGLDVTLVGEEEAEIVCCTGLLNETRETPDDYDDMLQSFARRNLPFICANPDRIVQKGAQIFYCAGALADRFEAYGGETTFVGKPEAPIYAASMAALEKASGQPVDRSDVLIIGDSLPTDMRGGHYQKIDALFISSGIHAADFGPSDAPDDAKVNLRLTHEDVETVAWMPRLCW; this is translated from the coding sequence ATGTCATCCCGTATCTCAGGTCTCTCTGTCATTGCACCGAACTACAAGGGCGTCCTGTGCGATGTCTGGGGTGTCCTGCACAATGGTGTCGGCTATTTCGAGAGCGCAGCCGAAGCCTTGCGCGCGTTCCGTAAAGAATCCGGGCCGGTTATACTGGTGACCAACGCCCCGCGCCCGAACGCTCCGATCAAGACCCAGCTCGAGCGCCTCGGAATTCCCGCCGACAGTTATGACGATGTGGTGACCTCCGGAGATGTCACTCGCACCGCGATCCTTGAAACCGGCAAGACGAAGCTTTTGCATTTGGGTCCGGAGCGTGACCTGCCTCTGTTCGACGGGCTCGATGTCACATTGGTCGGCGAGGAAGAGGCCGAAATTGTTTGCTGCACTGGTCTTCTCAATGAGACCCGCGAAACGCCGGACGATTACGACGACATGCTGCAATCATTTGCGCGGCGTAATCTGCCGTTCATCTGCGCCAACCCGGATCGCATCGTGCAGAAGGGGGCCCAGATCTTCTATTGTGCCGGGGCTCTGGCCGACCGTTTCGAGGCCTATGGTGGTGAGACGACATTTGTGGGAAAACCCGAAGCGCCAATCTATGCGGCTTCCATGGCGGCTCTCGAGAAGGCAAGCGGCCAACCCGTCGATCGATCGGATGTGTTGATCATCGGTGATTCCCTGCCAACGGACATGCGTGGCGGGCATTATCAGAAGATCGACGCCCTGTTTATCAGCTCGGGTATCCATGCCGCGGATTTCGGCCCCTCCGATGCCCCCGATGATGCAAAGGTCAATCTTCGTCTCACGCACGAGGATGTCGAGACGGTGGCCTGGATGCCGCGTCTTTGCTGGTAG
- a CDS encoding ChaN family lipoprotein, with amino-acid sequence MPRFRHFSSALACLVAIMGTLPANSQEDVMLLTDHPMAGQLYAVGTGTRIKPDALRDALEKARYVLVGEKHDNPIHHRIQADVVRWLGEEGRTGQLVFEMIEMRYAETLSDVQRSNLSNLGDAVEWQQRGWPSWSLYQPIADAALAADMRLKPGNPDRDEMMRVAQGKAVAETALEDLSWDRDYSKDQLEGLLDELVDAHCGMMDKDSLMPLATMQRYKDAHMARAMRQDLKPDEVSVLIAGNGHVRRDRGVPMFLDDQTDTIVIGSIEVIRDKTNPQSYAAFDPALYDYVWFTARVDEIDPCVRFKEQLEQMKKGTSKLSPKQSQ; translated from the coding sequence ATGCCGCGTTTCCGTCATTTTTCTTCCGCTCTTGCCTGTCTCGTCGCCATTATGGGCACTCTGCCCGCCAACTCACAAGAGGATGTCATGCTGTTGACTGACCATCCAATGGCCGGACAGCTTTATGCGGTTGGAACCGGCACACGCATCAAGCCAGACGCCTTGCGGGATGCGCTGGAAAAGGCCCGCTATGTGCTCGTCGGCGAGAAACACGACAATCCGATCCATCATCGCATACAGGCAGATGTTGTGCGCTGGTTGGGCGAAGAAGGCCGCACGGGACAGTTGGTTTTCGAGATGATCGAAATGCGCTATGCAGAAACGCTCTCTGACGTTCAAAGAAGCAACTTGTCCAATCTTGGTGACGCCGTTGAATGGCAGCAACGGGGCTGGCCGTCCTGGTCGCTCTATCAGCCGATTGCCGATGCAGCCCTCGCCGCTGACATGCGCCTCAAACCCGGCAATCCTGATCGGGATGAGATGATGCGCGTGGCGCAAGGCAAAGCCGTTGCGGAAACCGCGCTTGAAGACCTCAGCTGGGACCGTGACTACAGCAAGGACCAGTTGGAGGGCCTGTTGGATGAACTGGTTGATGCCCACTGCGGCATGATGGACAAAGACAGCCTTATGCCCCTTGCAACAATGCAGCGATACAAGGACGCACATATGGCGCGCGCCATGCGACAGGACCTCAAACCCGATGAGGTTTCAGTGCTGATAGCTGGCAACGGGCACGTCCGCCGCGACCGAGGCGTTCCGATGTTCCTTGACGATCAGACCGACACCATCGTCATCGGGTCAATCGAGGTGATCAGAGACAAAACCAATCCTCAGTCCTACGCCGCCTTTGATCCCGCTCTGTACGATTATGTCTGGTTCACGGCGCGTGTCGACGAGATCGATCCCTGTGTGCGGTTCAAAGAACAGCTCGAACAAATGAAAAAAGGCACCTCCAAGTTGTCACCCAAACAGAGCCAATAG
- a CDS encoding glycine--tRNA ligase subunit alpha: MTDTIAPHMQPQRSFQGMILALQRYWADYGCAVLQPYDMEVGAGTFHPATTLRSLGPRPWRAAYVQPSRRPTDGRYGENPNRLQHYYQFQVLLKPSPKDLQELYLGSLKAIGIDSSIHDIRFVEDDWESPTLGAWGLGWECWCDGMEVSQFTYFQQVCGIECSPVSGELTYGLERLAMYVQGVDNVYDLNYNGRDGDDKISYGDVFLQAEQEYSRHNFEYANTEMLFGHFKDAEEECKALLKQGEGGDIHLCVMPAYDQCIKASHVFNLLDARGVISVTERQSYILRVRELAKACGEAFLLTKAGGVDYVG; the protein is encoded by the coding sequence ATGACCGACACCATCGCTCCCCACATGCAGCCGCAACGCTCCTTTCAGGGCATGATTCTGGCATTGCAAAGATATTGGGCCGACTACGGCTGTGCCGTTCTCCAGCCATATGACATGGAAGTCGGTGCCGGTACATTTCATCCCGCCACGACATTGCGCTCGCTCGGTCCGCGCCCATGGCGTGCCGCATATGTGCAGCCGTCCCGCCGCCCAACAGACGGACGGTATGGCGAGAACCCGAACCGTTTGCAGCATTATTATCAGTTTCAGGTTCTGCTGAAGCCGAGTCCGAAGGATTTGCAGGAGCTTTATCTGGGGTCGTTGAAGGCCATCGGCATCGACAGCTCCATCCATGATATCCGCTTTGTCGAGGACGACTGGGAAAGCCCGACCCTTGGGGCCTGGGGGCTTGGATGGGAATGCTGGTGCGACGGCATGGAAGTCTCCCAGTTTACCTATTTCCAGCAGGTCTGCGGCATCGAATGCTCGCCGGTCTCAGGGGAGCTCACCTATGGGCTGGAACGCCTTGCCATGTATGTTCAGGGCGTCGATAACGTCTACGATCTCAACTACAACGGCCGGGACGGAGACGACAAGATCTCCTATGGGGATGTCTTCCTGCAGGCGGAGCAGGAATATTCGCGGCACAATTTCGAATATGCCAACACCGAAATGCTGTTCGGTCACTTCAAGGATGCCGAAGAGGAATGCAAGGCTCTGCTCAAACAGGGCGAGGGCGGCGACATCCACCTGTGCGTGATGCCTGCCTATGATCAATGCATCAAGGCCTCTCATGTCTTCAACCTGCTTGATGCGCGCGGCGTGATTTCTGTCACCGAGCGTCAGAGCTATATCTTGCGCGTTCGGGAATTGGCCAAGGCCTGCGGTGAAGCCTTCTTGCTGACCAAGGCTGGCGGCGTGGATTATGTGGGATAA
- a CDS encoding ATP-dependent Clp protease proteolytic subunit, whose amino-acid sequence MSDEEEQKSPEESISKQAAEALFKSRSIFIYGEITQDLAHKVCAQLIAMAAVSDDDIKIFVNSPGGHVESGDSIHDMIQFIAPKVWIIGTGWVASAGALIYIASPKELRLCLPNTRFLLHQPSGGARGPASDIEIQAREIIKMNERLHKLFSEATGQTIEQVAKDTDRDYWLSAEEAKAYGLVSRVITSSTDIG is encoded by the coding sequence ATGAGCGACGAAGAAGAACAGAAAAGCCCGGAAGAATCGATTAGCAAGCAAGCCGCCGAAGCCCTTTTCAAATCCCGGTCCATTTTCATTTATGGTGAAATCACCCAGGATCTTGCGCACAAGGTTTGTGCCCAGTTGATTGCCATGGCGGCCGTCAGCGATGACGACATCAAGATTTTTGTCAACTCACCGGGTGGGCATGTCGAGTCGGGCGATTCGATTCATGACATGATCCAGTTCATCGCCCCGAAAGTCTGGATCATCGGCACAGGCTGGGTCGCCTCGGCTGGCGCGTTGATCTATATCGCATCGCCAAAAGAGCTGCGCCTGTGTCTTCCGAACACCCGCTTCCTTCTGCACCAACCCTCCGGTGGTGCACGCGGGCCGGCTTCCGACATTGAAATCCAGGCGCGTGAAATCATCAAGATGAACGAGCGCCTGCACAAGCTGTTTTCCGAAGCCACGGGACAAACGATCGAACAGGTGGCCAAGGATACGGACCGCGATTACTGGCTGTCTGCTGAAGAAGCGAAAGCCTATGGTCTTGTTTCCCGCGTCATCACATCGTCCACCGATATCGGCTGA
- a CDS encoding PA0069 family radical SAM protein codes for MAMRRGANTKKRVEDVDPFVGFQVDPDLHVGRRVRGRAATSNQSGRFEPYAKEPEDDGWGSAWAAEDLPPLRTEVQEEKSRTIITRNDSPDIPFDRSINPYRGCEHGCIYCFARPTHAYMGLSAGLDFETKLFAKPDAAEQLRRELSKPGYRPRPIAIGTNTDPYQPIERQYRLMSDLLDVLDEFGHPVGIVTKSALILRDLDKLKRLNERNLVKVALSVTSLDHKLSRALEPRASSPKRRLEAIRGLADAGIPTSVMIAPVIPALNDSELEAILKAAYEAGAREAGTILLRLPGEVSPLFQDWLVKNYPDRYRHVMNVLRSMRNGKDYDSRSGMRMRGSGPFAEILHKRMDVACRALGYATRKTRLSLQHFTQPKSEVAQLSLFD; via the coding sequence ATGGCAATGCGTCGAGGCGCAAATACGAAAAAGCGGGTGGAAGATGTCGATCCTTTCGTCGGCTTTCAGGTCGACCCGGATTTACATGTTGGTCGCCGCGTGCGTGGGCGCGCAGCCACCTCCAATCAGTCCGGGCGGTTCGAGCCCTATGCGAAGGAACCGGAGGATGACGGCTGGGGCAGTGCTTGGGCGGCCGAAGACCTTCCTCCCTTGCGCACCGAAGTGCAGGAGGAAAAGTCGCGCACCATCATCACACGCAACGACTCGCCCGATATACCGTTCGACCGGTCCATCAATCCCTATCGTGGCTGCGAGCATGGCTGCATCTATTGCTTCGCTCGTCCAACCCACGCCTATATGGGGCTTTCCGCCGGGCTCGACTTTGAAACCAAACTGTTTGCCAAGCCCGATGCCGCCGAACAGTTGCGTCGCGAGCTGTCGAAGCCCGGCTATCGACCGCGCCCCATCGCCATCGGCACCAATACGGATCCCTATCAGCCCATCGAACGGCAATATCGCTTGATGAGTGATCTGCTCGACGTGCTGGATGAATTCGGCCACCCCGTCGGGATCGTGACCAAGTCGGCCCTCATTCTCAGGGATCTTGATAAGCTCAAGCGTCTCAACGAGCGCAATCTGGTCAAGGTGGCCTTGTCCGTGACCTCTCTCGATCACAAGCTGTCGCGGGCGCTCGAACCCCGGGCTTCAAGTCCGAAAAGGCGCCTGGAGGCCATCCGGGGGCTGGCTGACGCGGGCATCCCAACCTCGGTAATGATTGCACCGGTCATCCCTGCGCTCAACGATAGTGAATTGGAAGCGATTCTCAAGGCGGCATACGAGGCAGGAGCGCGGGAAGCCGGGACGATCCTGTTGCGGCTGCCCGGTGAAGTCAGCCCGTTGTTTCAGGATTGGCTCGTCAAGAATTACCCCGACCGATACCGCCATGTCATGAATGTGTTGCGTTCGATGCGCAACGGCAAGGACTACGATAGCCGTTCCGGCATGCGGATGCGGGGCAGTGGACCCTTTGCCGAGATCCTTCACAAGCGTATGGATGTAGCCTGTCGCGCACTCGGCTATGCCACGCGCAAGACACGGCTGTCCCTTCAGCATTTCACGCAGCCCAAGAGCGAGGTGGCCCAGCTCTCGCTGTTCGACTAG